CTGGTACTTCCAGATGCTGAAGGACCTCGCCGACGTCTCGGAGATGCGCGACGGGCTGATCTTCGGACCCGGCTTCACCGGCGGGAGGGCGCGCTGGACCCTACTGGCCGCCGTCGCGGCGCTGCCGGACAAGGCCGAGATCTGCGGCTGCAACGGCGTCTGCAAGGGGAAGATCGTCGCGGCGATCCGGGACAAGGGCCACGCCACGGTCGAGGCGGTGCGCGCCCACACCAAGGCCTCGTCGTCCTGCGGCTCGTGCACCGGCCTGGTCGAGCAACTGCTGTCGATCGAGCTCGGCGATTCGTTCGAGACGGTGAAGCGCAAGCCGATGTGCGGCTGCGTCGAGCACACCCACGACGACGTGCGCCGCCTGATCCTCGCCAAGGGCCTGAAGACCATCCCGCAGTCGATGCAGGCGCTGGAGTGGCGCACGGCCGACGGCTGCGCCGAGCTGCCGGCCGGCGTTGAACTACTACCTGCTGTGCGCGTGGCCGGCCGAGTACGTCGACGATTCGCAGGCGCGCTTCGTCAACGAGCGCATGCACGCCAACATCCAGAAGGACGGCACCTACTCGGTCATCCCGCGCATGTGGGGCGGGATGACCACCGCCGCCGAGCTCCGCGCCATCGCCGACGTGGTCGACAAGTACGCGATCCCGGCCGTGAAGGTGACCGGCGGCCAGCGTCTCGATCTGCTCGGCGTCAAGCGCGAGCAGCTGCCCGAGGTGTGGCGCGATCTCAACGCCGCCGGCATGGTCTCCGGCCACGCCTACGGCAAGGCGCTGCGCACGGTGAAGACCTGCGTCGGCTCGGAGTGGTGCCGGTTCGGCACGCAGGATTCGACCGGCATGGGCATCGCGCTGGAGCGCATGAGCTGGGGCTCGTGGACGCCGCACAAGTTCAAGATGGCGGTGTCGGGCTGCCCGCGGAACTGCGCCGAGGCGACGATCAAGGATTTCGGCGTCGTCGCCACCGACCAGGGCTGGGACCTGCACGTCGGCGGCAACGGCGGCATCAAGGTCCGCGTCACCGATCTGCTGTGCAAGGTCACGACCGACGCCGAGGTGATGGAGTATTGCGGCGCCTTCATGCAGCTCTACCGCGAGGAGGCGCGCTACCTCGAGCGCACCGCGCCGTGGATCGAGCGGGTCGGCCTGGCGCACGTGCGCGAGCGCGTGGTCGACGACGCGGAGAACCGGGCCGCCCTCCACAAGCGCTTCCTCGCGGCGCAGGAGCCGGCGCAGGACGACCCGTGGGCGGCGCGCGCCGCCGGCGCCGAGGCCGGCCAGTTCGCCACGATGGCCACCGTCGACTGACCGGCGGCGACGAGGAGGAGTTCCCATGGACCAGACCGTACGCTGGCAGATCGTCGGCAAGCTCGAGGACATCCCGCGCCAGGGCGCGCGGGTCGTGCGCACGCGGCGCGGCGACGTCGCGGTGTTCCGCACGCTGGGCGACGAGGTGTTCGCGCTCGACGACCGCTGCCCCCACAAGGGCGGCCCCCTGTCGCAGGGCATCGTGCACGGCACCAAGGTCGCCTGCCCGCTGCACAACTGGGTGATCGACCTCGCCTCGGGCCAGGCCACCGGCCCCGACGAGGGTTGCGCCCGCAGTATCCCGGTGTCGGTCGGCGCCGACGGCATCGTCGTGCTCGGCATCGGCTGACGGCGGCGGCGATGCCCGACGGCGCCCCGGCCGCGATCCGCACGACCTGTCCGTATTGCGGCGTGGGTTGCGGCGTGATCGCGACGCCGGACGGCGCCGGCGGATTGAGCGCGGCGGGCGATCCCGATCATCCCGCCAACCGCGGCCGTCTGTGCTCCAAAGGCTCGGCGCTGGCCGAGACGTTCGGCCTGGAAGGCCGCCTGCTCGCGCCGGAGATCGACGACCGCCCGGTCGGCTGGGACGCCGCCCTCGACCACGTCGCGGACCGGTTCTCGGAGATCGTCCGCGGGCACGGTCCCGACGCCGTCGGCTTCTACGTGTCGGGCCAGCTGCTGACCGAGGACTACTATGTCGCCAACAAGCTGCTGAAGGGTTTCATCGGCTCGCGCCATCTCGACACCAACTCGCGGCTGTGCATGGCCTCGTCGGTCGCCGGCCACCGTCGCGCCTTCGGCGCCGACGTGGTGCCGGGCAACTACGAGGACCTCGAGCTCGCCGACCTGGTCGTGCTCGTCGGATCGAATCTCGCATGGTGCCATCCCGTGCTGTTCCAGCGGCTGGTGGCGGCTAAGGCGGCGCGGCCGGAGATGCGCGTGGTCGTGGTCGACCCGCGGCGGACGGCGACCTGCGACATCGCCGATCTGCATCTGGCGATCGACGCCGGCGGCGACGTGCCGTTGTTCGCGGGCCTGCTGGTAGATATTGAGCGCGAGGGACTCGCGGCGCGGAGTTGGCTCGACGCGCACGCCACCGGCGCCGCCGAGACGCTGGCCGCCGCGCGCGCCGCGACGCCGGACGCCGCCGCCGTGGCGGCCGCGACCGGGCTGCCGCGCCACGCCGTCGAGCGCTTCTACGCCTGGTTCGTCGCGACGGAGCGCGTGGTCACCGTCTACTCGCAGGGTGTCAACCAGTCGACCAGCGGCGTCGACAAGGTCAACGCGATCGTCAACGCGCATCTGCTGACGGGCCGGATCGGCCGCCCGGGCATGGGGCCGTTCTCGGTCACCGGCCAGCCCAACGCCATGGGCGGCCGCGAGGTCGGCGCGCTGGCCAACATGCTGGCCGCGCACATGACCTACGACGATCCGGCCGACGTCGACCGGGTACGCCGCTTCTGGGACGCGCCGCGCATCGCGTCGTTGGCCGGCCACAAGGCGGTCGATTTCTTCCGCGCCGTCGAGCGCGGCGAGATCCGCGCGGTGTGGGTCATGGCGACCAATCCGGCCGTCAGCCTGCCCGACGCGTCGCGGGTGGTGCGTGCGCTACGGGCCTGCGAGTTCGTGGTCGTCAGCGACTTCGTGCGCGACACCGACACCGCGCGGCTGGCGCATGTCCGCCTGCCGGCGGCGGCGTGGGGCGAGAAGAGCGGCACCGTGACCAACTCGGAGCGCCGGATTTCGCGCCAGCGCGCCGCGGTCGCGGCGCCGGGCGAGGCGCGGCCGGACTGGTGGATCGTGTCTCAGGTGGCGCGGCGCATGGGCTTCGAGGCGGCCTTCGCCTACCGGCGGCCGGCCGACATCTTCCGCGAGCACGCCGCCTTGTCGGCGTTCGAGAACGACGGCGCGCGGGCCTTCGACCTCGGCGCGCTGGCCGCGCTCGACGACGAGGGCTACGACGCGCTGTCGCCGACCCAGTGGCCGTTCCCGGCCGGCGCGGCGGCGCCGACGGAGCGGCTGTTCGGCGCCGGCGGATTCCTCGGCCCCGGTGGCCGCGCCCGCCTCGTGCCGACGCCGCCCCGGCCGCGCGCCAACGCCACGGACCGCGACTATCCGCTGACCCTCAACACCGGCCGCTACCGCGACCAGTGGCACACCATGACGCGCACCGGGCGCGCGCCGCGTCTGGCCACGCATCTGCCGGAACCGCTGCTTGAGGTGCATCCGCGCGACGCCGAGGCCGACGGTCTTGTCGATGGCGGCTTCGCGCGCGTCGAGAGCCGGTGGGGCGAGGCCACGCTGCGGGTGCGCGTCACCGACGCGCAGCGCCGCGGCGCGTGCTTCGCGCCGATGCACTGGACGGCGGCGCTGGCCGCGACCGGCCGCGTCAACGAGATCGTCAATCCCGACGTCGATCCGCTCTCGGGCCAGCCGGAGCTGAAGGCGACGCCGGTGCGCCTGTCGCCGGTGGCGATGGGTTGGCACGGCGTCGTCGTGGCGCGCGAGCGCCTGTCGCTCGACGGCTTCGCGTACTGGGTCGAAGTGCGCGGCGATGGCCATTGGCGCTACGAGCTCGCCGGTCCGGAACCCGCCGTCGAGGTCTGGCCGCGGGTCGCGGCCCTGGCCGGCGACGCCGCGCGGTTCGACTGGCTGGAATACCTCGACAACGCCGCCGGCCGGTTCCGCGCCGCCGCCATCGCCGCCGAGCGCGTCGCTTTCGCGGCCTACGCCGCCGGGGACGCGCGCGCCCTGCCGACCCGGGAGTGGGTCTCGGACCTGTGCGCGCGCGACGCGCTCACGCCGCGGGAGCGCCATGCGCTGCTGGCGGGACGAGATCCCGGCCGGTCGATCGATCCCGGACCGATCGTCTGCAGCTGCTTCTCGGTCGGGCGCACGGCGATCGCCGGCGCCATCGCGGGCGGCTGCCGCTCGGCCGCCGCCGTCGGCGAGCGGGTCAAGGCGGGCAGGAACTGCGGCTCGTGCCTGCCGGAGATCCGGGCGCTGATCGCGGCGGCGACACGCGCGGCCTGAACCGGCTCGATGTCTGGATCGACCTCGATGGCACGCGCATTG
The genomic region above belongs to Rhodospirillales bacterium and contains:
- the nirD gene encoding nitrite reductase small subunit NirD yields the protein MDQTVRWQIVGKLEDIPRQGARVVRTRRGDVAVFRTLGDEVFALDDRCPHKGGPLSQGIVHGTKVACPLHNWVIDLASGQATGPDEGCARSIPVSVGADGIVVLGIG
- a CDS encoding nitrate reductase, whose product is MPDGAPAAIRTTCPYCGVGCGVIATPDGAGGLSAAGDPDHPANRGRLCSKGSALAETFGLEGRLLAPEIDDRPVGWDAALDHVADRFSEIVRGHGPDAVGFYVSGQLLTEDYYVANKLLKGFIGSRHLDTNSRLCMASSVAGHRRAFGADVVPGNYEDLELADLVVLVGSNLAWCHPVLFQRLVAAKAARPEMRVVVVDPRRTATCDIADLHLAIDAGGDVPLFAGLLVDIEREGLAARSWLDAHATGAAETLAAARAATPDAAAVAAATGLPRHAVERFYAWFVATERVVTVYSQGVNQSTSGVDKVNAIVNAHLLTGRIGRPGMGPFSVTGQPNAMGGREVGALANMLAAHMTYDDPADVDRVRRFWDAPRIASLAGHKAVDFFRAVERGEIRAVWVMATNPAVSLPDASRVVRALRACEFVVVSDFVRDTDTARLAHVRLPAAAWGEKSGTVTNSERRISRQRAAVAAPGEARPDWWIVSQVARRMGFEAAFAYRRPADIFREHAALSAFENDGARAFDLGALAALDDEGYDALSPTQWPFPAGAAAPTERLFGAGGFLGPGGRARLVPTPPRPRANATDRDYPLTLNTGRYRDQWHTMTRTGRAPRLATHLPEPLLEVHPRDAEADGLVDGGFARVESRWGEATLRVRVTDAQRRGACFAPMHWTAALAATGRVNEIVNPDVDPLSGQPELKATPVRLSPVAMGWHGVVVARERLSLDGFAYWVEVRGDGHWRYELAGPEPAVEVWPRVAALAGDAARFDWLEYLDNAAGRFRAAAIAAERVAFAAYAAGDARALPTREWVSDLCARDALTPRERHALLAGRDPGRSIDPGPIVCSCFSVGRTAIAGAIAGGCRSAAAVGERVKAGRNCGSCLPEIRALIAAATRAA